ATGAAGAGAATCGGTACCTGTGCTTTTTTAACTTGTTTTAAAGCAGATGCTTCTCGGAACGTATATCCCGCCTTTAACTTTGTCAACACACTCGTCATTCCTAAAAATGGGAAGTGTGGTAGTCGATACATCCGTTTCATCTGATAGGCAAGGACGGCATTGACAGACGTATACGCACAATCGGAAATGATTCCTTTGATTTGTGCCGGCAATTGTTCGCCGCTCGTCATTAAAACAGTCGCGCCTCCCATCGAAACGCCGTGCAGGAACAATTTTGTATCCTGTCCAATCCGTTCAATGAGGTAATTCGACCAGCTGAGGCAGTCTTCCCGATCATGCCATCCGAATCCGATATAGTGACCGTCACTCATCCCGTGTCCGCGGTTGTCAGGCATCATGACGTGAAAACCGGCTTGATGGTACAAGTAAGCGAATCCCGCTAAATCCGTTCCGACGCCTCCATATCCGTGTACGAGAATGACGATCCGATCGGACGGAACAACTGCCGGAAGAAAATGTCCACGTAATGTTAATCCATCTTTTGCTTCAATCTCGATTCGCTCAAGTGGTTGTTCTTTGATCCATGTCTGACCAGGTTGCATCAATCGGACCATCTCGTCACTTAAGTCTCGATTATTCGATAAAAAGGATTTTGGATTCGTAGCAATCGCCATTTCATAAAAATAATAACTCGCTGCCA
This window of the Exiguobacterium acetylicum genome carries:
- a CDS encoding alpha/beta hydrolase, producing MRRRTKIGLGVIGSGLVAASYYFYEMAIATNPKSFLSNNRDLSDEMVRLMQPGQTWIKEQPLERIEIEAKDGLTLRGHFLPAVVPSDRIVILVHGYGGVGTDLAGFAYLYHQAGFHVMMPDNRGHGMSDGHYIGFGWHDREDCLSWSNYLIERIGQDTKLFLHGVSMGGATVLMTSGEQLPAQIKGIISDCAYTSVNAVLAYQMKRMYRLPHFPFLGMTSVLTKLKAGYTFREASALKQVKKAQVPILFIHGGADTFVPTEMVYELYEACPTEKELVVIPNAAHAMAYFEDPALYDEVVEKFVRAILRND